Proteins co-encoded in one Streptococcus parauberis NCFD 2020 genomic window:
- the ftsL gene encoding cell division protein FtsL, with product MNNEKRSQEVTSALQKRIRTFSRVEKAFYTALILTAITMSVSIIFLQSRKLQLQQDITALNRKIDDKKTELNNARQEVNELSRRDRIIDIAGKGGLSIQNDNIKKVK from the coding sequence ATGAATAATGAAAAAAGAAGTCAAGAAGTTACTTCTGCCTTACAAAAGAGAATAAGAACTTTCTCTCGAGTTGAGAAAGCTTTTTATACTGCATTGATTTTGACAGCTATTACCATGTCAGTAAGTATTATTTTTTTACAGAGTCGAAAATTGCAACTGCAACAAGATATTACCGCTTTAAATAGAAAAATCGATGATAAAAAAACAGAACTCAATAATGCACGACAAGAAGTTAATGAATTATCACGACGTGATCGTATTATTGATATTGCTGGTAAAGGTGGTTTGAGTATCCAGAATGATAATATTAAGAAGGTCAAATAG
- the rsmH gene encoding 16S rRNA (cytosine(1402)-N(4))-methyltransferase RsmH codes for MTKEFHHITVLLNETVDMLNVKPDGIYVDATLGGAGHSAYLLSQLNENGHLYCFDQDQKAIDNAQVFLKPFIDKGQVTFIKDNFRNLKSRLASLGVTEIDGILYDLGVSSPQLDERERGFSYRQDAPLDMRMDTEAELTAYQVVNHYAFNDLVRIFFRYGEDKFSKQIARKIEQAREIKPIETTAELAELIKSAKPAKELKKKGHPAKQIFQAIRIEVNDELGAAEESIQQAMDILALDGRISVITFHSLEDRLTKQLFKEASTVDVPKNIPIIPEHLQPKFELVSRKPILPSLEELEANNRAHSAKLRVARKIRV; via the coding sequence ATGACAAAAGAATTCCACCATATTACAGTTCTTCTTAACGAGACCGTCGATATGTTAAATGTAAAGCCTGATGGTATCTATGTTGATGCTACTCTAGGTGGTGCTGGTCACTCAGCATATTTATTATCTCAATTAAATGAAAATGGGCATTTGTATTGTTTTGACCAAGATCAAAAAGCAATCGATAATGCACAGGTCTTTTTGAAACCCTTTATTGATAAAGGACAAGTAACTTTTATTAAAGATAACTTTAGGAATCTTAAGTCAAGATTAGCTAGTTTAGGTGTTACTGAAATCGATGGTATTCTGTATGATTTAGGTGTTTCTAGTCCGCAACTTGATGAACGAGAACGTGGTTTTTCATACCGTCAAGATGCACCTCTTGATATGAGAATGGACACAGAAGCTGAATTGACTGCTTATCAGGTTGTTAATCATTATGCCTTTAATGATTTGGTGCGTATTTTCTTCCGATACGGTGAGGATAAATTTTCTAAACAGATCGCAAGAAAAATTGAACAAGCCAGAGAAATTAAACCGATTGAAACGACAGCTGAATTAGCGGAGCTTATCAAATCAGCTAAACCAGCCAAGGAATTGAAGAAAAAAGGGCATCCTGCAAAACAAATCTTTCAAGCAATCCGGATTGAGGTTAATGATGAATTAGGTGCTGCAGAAGAATCTATCCAACAAGCAATGGATATCCTAGCTTTGGATGGAAGAATTTCTGTCATTACCTTCCATTCCCTTGAAGATCGATTAACCAAACAATTATTTAAAGAAGCAAGTACAGTCGATGTTCCAAAGAATATTCCAATTATTCCAGAACATCTGCAACCAAAATTTGAATTGGTTTCAAGAAAACCGATTCTGCCTAGTCTTGAGGAATTAGAAGCAAACAACCGCGCCCACTCGGCAAAATTGCGTGTCGCAAGAAAAATTCGGGTATAA
- a CDS encoding glutamate-5-semialdehyde dehydrogenase: MTLIETLGKQAKEASKQLLRVSSQTKNHFLLELATSIEAESTSILEANKMDMEKAKEHGISEIMLDRLLLTEDRLLAMCQGLQQVADLTDPIGQVIKGYTNADGLKIVQKRVPLGVIAMIFESRPNVTIDAFSLAFKTNNAIILRGGRDALNSNMALVSVVKKALKSSGLPEHAIQLLEDPSHALAEELMKATNYIDVLIPRGGARLIQTVKDKAKVPVIETGVGNVHIYIDQSADLDMATEIVINAKTQRPSVCNAAEGLVIHESIAEKFIAQLETEIVKVHSVEFRVDQKALSLFKNAKLAKEEDYASEFLDYIMSVKIVSSLDEAIDWINHYSSHHSESIITKDLESAEQFQEFVDAAVVYVNASTRFTDGFVFGLGAEIGISTQKMHARGPMGLEALTSSKYYINGNGQTRE, translated from the coding sequence ATGACACTTATTGAAACACTTGGCAAACAAGCTAAAGAAGCAAGTAAACAACTATTAAGAGTTTCAAGTCAAACAAAGAATCATTTTTTACTTGAACTAGCAACTTCGATAGAAGCTGAAAGCACATCAATACTTGAAGCAAATAAAATGGATATGGAAAAAGCGAAAGAGCATGGCATTTCCGAAATAATGCTCGACCGACTTTTACTCACAGAAGACCGACTTTTGGCCATGTGTCAAGGGCTACAACAAGTTGCTGATCTAACTGATCCCATTGGGCAAGTGATTAAAGGTTATACAAATGCTGATGGTCTGAAGATTGTTCAAAAACGTGTTCCACTTGGCGTTATTGCTATGATTTTTGAGAGTCGTCCAAATGTTACTATTGATGCCTTCAGTTTAGCTTTTAAAACTAACAATGCTATTATTTTAAGGGGTGGCAGGGATGCTCTAAATTCTAATATGGCTTTAGTTAGTGTGGTTAAAAAAGCACTAAAATCATCCGGTCTTCCTGAACATGCCATTCAATTACTTGAAGACCCTTCACATGCTTTAGCAGAGGAATTAATGAAAGCAACTAACTATATCGATGTGTTAATTCCGCGTGGTGGTGCACGGTTAATACAGACAGTTAAGGACAAGGCAAAAGTTCCAGTCATAGAAACTGGGGTTGGGAATGTCCATATATATATCGATCAATCTGCGGATCTTGATATGGCGACAGAAATTGTTATAAATGCTAAGACGCAAAGACCTAGTGTTTGTAATGCAGCTGAAGGATTAGTCATTCATGAGTCCATAGCTGAAAAATTTATCGCGCAATTAGAAACAGAAATTGTTAAGGTCCATTCTGTTGAGTTTCGTGTCGATCAAAAAGCCCTCTCCTTATTTAAAAATGCTAAACTGGCTAAAGAGGAAGACTATGCTAGTGAATTTCTAGATTATATTATGTCAGTTAAAATCGTTTCATCTTTAGATGAAGCTATTGACTGGATTAATCATTACAGTAGTCATCATTCTGAGTCAATTATTACTAAGGATTTGGAATCAGCCGAGCAGTTCCAAGAATTCGTTGATGCTGCAGTTGTCTATGTCAATGCATCGACTCGCTTTACTGACGGTTTTGTATTTGGCTTAGGGGCTGAAATTGGAATATCTACCCAAAAAATGCATGCCAGAGGTCCCATGGGTCTTGAGGCACTGACAAGTAGTAAGTATTATATTAATGGCAATGGTCAAACCAGAGAATAA
- the proB gene encoding glutamate 5-kinase, whose product MKKRNFESVKRIVIKIGTSSLVQSSGKINLEKIDQLAFVISSLVNKGKEVILVSSGAMGFGLDILKMDKRPSDLAQQQAVSSVGQVAMMSLYSQIFSHYQTNVSQILLTQDVVVFPESLLNVTNAFESLISMGIVPIVNENDAVSVDEMDHATKFGDNDRLSAIVAKITNADLLIMLSDIDGLFDKNPTIFDDAILRSQVNEITEEIISQAGGAGSKFGTGGMLSKIQSAQIIFENNGQMVLMNGANPRDILNVLEGQLIGTWFIKS is encoded by the coding sequence ATGAAGAAACGAAATTTTGAATCTGTAAAACGGATTGTTATTAAAATCGGGACAAGTTCCCTAGTCCAAAGTAGTGGAAAAATAAATTTAGAAAAAATTGATCAATTAGCCTTTGTTATTTCAAGTTTGGTTAATAAAGGAAAAGAAGTTATCTTAGTCTCATCCGGAGCAATGGGTTTTGGACTCGATATCTTAAAGATGGACAAGCGTCCTAGCGATTTAGCACAACAACAGGCAGTATCAAGTGTTGGACAAGTGGCGATGATGAGTTTATATTCTCAAATTTTTTCACACTATCAAACTAACGTCTCGCAAATATTATTAACGCAAGATGTGGTAGTCTTTCCGGAAAGTTTATTAAATGTAACTAATGCTTTTGAATCATTAATATCAATGGGAATTGTACCAATTGTCAACGAGAATGATGCTGTTAGTGTGGATGAAATGGACCATGCCACAAAATTTGGTGATAATGATCGACTATCAGCAATTGTTGCAAAAATTACAAATGCTGATTTACTAATCATGTTGTCGGATATTGATGGCTTGTTTGATAAAAATCCTACTATTTTCGATGATGCCATTCTTCGAAGTCAAGTTAATGAGATTACAGAAGAAATTATTTCTCAAGCTGGTGGGGCTGGTAGCAAGTTCGGAACTGGGGGTATGTTGAGCAAAATTCAATCAGCTCAAATTATTTTCGAAAATAATGGTCAAATGGTACTAATGAATGGTGCAAATCCTAGAGACATATTAAATGTCTTAGAAGGTCAATTGATTGGAACTTGGTTTATTAAAAGTTAG
- a CDS encoding ABC transporter ATP-binding protein, translated as MIEFKHVSKIYDQKEALSDLNLTINNGEIFGLIGHNGAGKTTTLSILTSIIEASYGEVLVNGQVLNENRDVIKKQIGYVPDSPDVFLNLTASEYWHFLAKIYGVTPQNTEMRIDQLSQLFDMQKELNNTIDSFSHGMRQKTIVIGALISNPAIWVLDEPLTGLDPQAAFDLKAMMREHADSGNIVLFSTHVLSVAEQLCDRIAILKQGRMIFLGTMDQLKENYPDKDLETIYLELAGRHAKGED; from the coding sequence ATGATTGAATTTAAACATGTATCCAAGATTTATGATCAGAAGGAAGCATTAAGTGATTTGAACTTAACCATTAATAATGGCGAAATATTTGGTTTAATTGGCCATAATGGAGCTGGTAAGACAACAACTTTAAGTATTCTAACTTCTATTATTGAAGCATCTTATGGTGAAGTTTTAGTTAATGGACAAGTGCTAAATGAAAATCGTGATGTTATTAAAAAACAGATTGGCTATGTTCCTGATTCACCGGATGTTTTCTTAAATTTAACTGCAAGTGAATATTGGCATTTCTTAGCTAAAATTTATGGCGTTACCCCACAGAATACTGAGATGCGAATTGACCAATTAAGTCAATTATTTGATATGCAAAAGGAACTTAATAACACAATAGATAGTTTTTCTCATGGGATGCGTCAAAAGACAATTGTTATCGGAGCACTAATTTCGAATCCAGCAATTTGGGTTTTAGATGAACCATTGACTGGTCTTGATCCGCAGGCTGCTTTTGATTTAAAGGCGATGATGAGGGAACATGCTGATTCTGGCAATATAGTCCTGTTTTCAACTCATGTTTTATCTGTGGCAGAGCAACTTTGTGATCGAATAGCTATCTTGAAACAGGGGAGAATGATTTTCCTAGGTACTATGGATCAACTAAAAGAAAACTATCCGGATAAGGACTTAGAGACAATTTATCTTGAGTTAGCAGGACGTCATGCTAAAGGGGAGGACTGA
- a CDS encoding bacteriocin immunity protein: MEKARQDIYKQITLAFNNPDTRNNSQLSSYLLAASNELIKNKNPILVAQQLNYQVDHYLALNDLQLPDSFVALKKLLSRFSD, from the coding sequence ATGGAAAAAGCAAGACAGGATATCTACAAACAAATTACTTTAGCATTTAATAACCCAGATACTAGAAATAATTCTCAACTTTCAAGTTACTTACTTGCAGCCTCTAATGAGTTGATTAAAAATAAAAATCCCATTTTAGTTGCTCAACAATTAAATTATCAAGTTGACCATTATTTAGCTTTGAATGATTTGCAATTACCAGATTCCTTTGTAGCATTGAAAAAACTATTAAGTAGGTTTAGTGATTAA
- the tkt gene encoding transketolase gives MTFDAVDQLAVNTVRTLSMDAIQKANSGHPGLPMGAAPMAYVLWNNFMNVNPKTSRNWTNRDRFILSAGHGSAMLYSLLHLAGYNLTIDDLKSFRQWGSKTPGHPEVNHTDGVEATTGPLGQGIANAVGMAMAEAHLAAKYNKPGFDIVDHYTFALNGDGDLMEGVSQEAASLAGHLKLGKLVMLYDSNDISLDGPTSKAFTEDVKGRFEAYGWQHILVKDGNDLEAIEQAITEAKAETEKPTIIEVKTIIGFGAEKQGTSAVHGAPLGAEGIKFTKNAYKWTYEDFFVPEEVKARFAEGLQIRGEKAENAWNELFTKYEAEYPELAKAYKEAFSNEAISVELAAHELGSSKASRVSSQEAIQQISEQVASFWGGSADLSASNNTMVKVEKDFQPGHYEGRNIWFGVREFAMAAAMNGIALHGGTRVYGGTFFVFSNYLLPAVRMAALQSLPTMYVMTHDSIAVGEDGPTHEPIEQLASVRSMPNLNVIRPADGNETNAAWKRALAETEKPTMLVLTRQNLPVLEGTKELAEEGLNKGAYILSEAKDEIDGIIIATGSEVKLALDTQEALAKEDIYVRVVSMPSQNIFDEQSAEYKEEVLPSNITKRLAIEAASSFGWAKYVGLQGTLLTIDTWGASAPGDRIFEEYGFTVDNALNLYKSL, from the coding sequence ATGACATTCGATGCAGTTGACCAGTTGGCAGTAAATACTGTCCGCACACTTTCAATGGATGCGATTCAAAAAGCAAACTCAGGCCACCCCGGATTACCAATGGGTGCAGCACCAATGGCCTATGTTCTTTGGAACAATTTTATGAACGTAAACCCAAAAACAAGTCGTAACTGGACAAACAGAGACCGCTTTATTCTATCTGCTGGTCATGGATCAGCAATGCTATACAGCTTATTGCATCTTGCAGGCTACAATCTAACTATTGATGATTTAAAAAGCTTCCGCCAATGGGGCTCTAAAACACCAGGTCACCCTGAGGTAAACCACACAGATGGCGTGGAAGCAACAACTGGTCCTCTAGGACAAGGGATTGCTAACGCAGTTGGTATGGCAATGGCTGAAGCACATCTAGCGGCAAAATATAACAAACCAGGATTTGATATTGTTGATCATTATACTTTTGCCTTAAATGGTGATGGTGACCTTATGGAAGGTGTCAGCCAAGAAGCAGCAAGTCTTGCTGGACATTTGAAACTTGGTAAATTGGTTATGTTATATGATTCAAATGACATTTCACTAGATGGACCAACATCAAAAGCCTTTACTGAAGATGTCAAAGGCCGTTTTGAAGCATACGGATGGCAACATATCCTTGTCAAAGATGGTAATGATTTAGAAGCTATCGAGCAAGCCATCACAGAAGCAAAAGCGGAAACAGAAAAACCAACAATCATTGAAGTTAAAACAATCATTGGTTTTGGGGCAGAAAAACAAGGCACATCTGCAGTCCATGGTGCACCACTTGGCGCAGAAGGCATTAAATTTACTAAAAATGCTTATAAATGGACTTACGAAGACTTCTTTGTACCAGAAGAAGTTAAAGCACGTTTTGCGGAAGGCTTACAAATCCGTGGTGAAAAAGCTGAGAATGCTTGGAATGAACTATTCACTAAATATGAAGCTGAATATCCAGAACTTGCTAAAGCTTACAAAGAAGCATTCTCAAATGAAGCTATTTCTGTAGAATTAGCTGCGCATGAACTTGGTTCATCAAAAGCAAGTCGTGTTTCAAGTCAAGAAGCAATCCAACAAATTTCTGAACAAGTCGCATCATTCTGGGGCGGCTCTGCAGACCTTTCAGCGTCAAACAACACAATGGTTAAAGTTGAAAAAGACTTCCAACCAGGTCATTACGAAGGTCGCAACATTTGGTTTGGTGTTCGTGAATTTGCAATGGCAGCAGCCATGAACGGAATTGCCCTTCATGGTGGAACACGTGTTTACGGTGGAACATTCTTTGTCTTCTCAAACTATCTCTTACCAGCAGTCCGTATGGCAGCACTCCAAAGCTTACCAACGATGTATGTCATGACGCATGACTCAATTGCAGTTGGTGAAGACGGACCTACACATGAACCAATCGAACAATTGGCAAGTGTGCGTTCTATGCCAAACTTGAACGTTATCCGTCCTGCAGATGGTAACGAAACAAATGCCGCATGGAAACGTGCTTTAGCAGAAACTGAAAAACCAACTATGTTAGTACTTACTCGTCAAAACTTACCAGTTTTGGAAGGGACAAAAGAATTAGCAGAAGAAGGATTAAACAAAGGTGCTTATATCTTATCAGAAGCTAAAGACGAAATTGATGGTATCATTATTGCGACTGGTTCTGAAGTGAAGTTAGCTCTTGATACTCAAGAAGCATTAGCTAAAGAAGATATTTATGTTCGTGTTGTCTCAATGCCATCACAAAATATCTTTGACGAGCAATCTGCCGAATATAAAGAAGAAGTACTTCCTTCAAATATCACAAAGCGTTTAGCTATTGAAGCTGCATCAAGCTTTGGTTGGGCTAAGTATGTTGGATTACAAGGTACATTATTAACAATTGATACTTGGGGCGCATCAGCACCAGGAGATCGTATCTTTGAAGAATATGGATTCACTGTTGATAATGCTCTTAACTTGTATAAATCTCTATAA
- the fsa gene encoding fructose-6-phosphate aldolase — protein MKFFLDTANVEAIKAINELGLVDGVTTNPTIISKEGRDFETVIKEICEIVDGPISAEVTGLKAKEMVEEARVLAKWHKNVVVKIPMTTEGLKATNILSKEGIKTNVTLVFTVSQGLMAMKAGATYISPFVGRLEDIGSDPYQLIEELREIIDLYGFDTEIIAASIRNAAHVESVAKLGAHIATIPENIFEKMTKHPLTTNGIAQFMKDWESFKK, from the coding sequence ATGAAATTTTTCTTAGATACAGCAAATGTTGAAGCAATCAAAGCTATTAATGAACTTGGTCTTGTAGATGGTGTAACAACTAATCCAACCATCATCTCAAAAGAAGGAAGAGATTTTGAAACAGTTATTAAAGAAATCTGTGAGATTGTCGATGGCCCAATTTCAGCTGAAGTCACTGGTTTAAAAGCAAAGGAAATGGTTGAAGAAGCTCGTGTTCTTGCAAAATGGCATAAAAATGTCGTTGTCAAAATACCAATGACAACAGAAGGTTTGAAAGCAACTAATATTCTTTCTAAAGAAGGAATCAAAACTAATGTTACTTTAGTCTTCACTGTCTCACAAGGTTTAATGGCTATGAAAGCAGGTGCGACCTATATTAGCCCATTTGTTGGTCGCTTGGAAGATATTGGCTCAGACCCATATCAATTGATTGAAGAATTAAGAGAAATTATTGATCTATATGGTTTCGATACAGAAATTATTGCCGCAAGTATTCGAAATGCCGCACATGTTGAGTCAGTAGCTAAGTTAGGTGCACATATTGCCACTATACCAGAAAACATTTTTGAAAAGATGACCAAACATCCTTTGACAACAAATGGTATTGCTCAATTTATGAAAGACTGGGAATCCTTCAAAAAATAA
- a CDS encoding helix-turn-helix domain-containing protein has product MKIEQLMNKERNAQYQLLKLLYDSEEAVQLKDSLVAMNLSRVTLLKYIEHINDLFENKAINCRLLLTDDCIKLKEDYHFTWSDLISILLEDSIPYQMLRYFCCHETFQVTKLSQELMISEATFNRQLALINTLLVEFDISITQGKQQDSELQWRYFFYKLLSISLSQSEKKSFMHVINHSHLKNLAEKLTGHPLDTTQVEDLTLWLAISRHRFFFEKEKRIAKTDLANYFQENVFYLRLERLMIRYLSRFAIEFDRFESQCLIIFLHTHTVLPIPSMEYILGFGGPISDKISEALWILRKAKIIGEKTKEEVIYGLSHFFSHLHFLKGTIVSNSKNSESLKQLLSQEDRMKIDLVMPHLFGLVDYNARLHTETLNELEFELVELLIFSIEKHQKPLKIGLDIGKNPVKIELIKLTLKKFLDNNLNYQFYSVHGQDTYDCIISYGNHKTSRLSSYFHLKSYTSRHELKEMEEFLASKLKEKNELESYL; this is encoded by the coding sequence ATGAAAATTGAACAGTTAATGAACAAAGAAAGGAATGCTCAGTATCAGCTGCTAAAATTGTTATATGATTCAGAAGAAGCTGTTCAGCTGAAAGATAGCTTAGTCGCAATGAATCTTTCCAGAGTGACACTTCTGAAGTATATTGAGCATATCAATGATCTCTTTGAAAATAAAGCTATTAATTGTCGTTTATTACTGACTGATGATTGCATCAAATTAAAAGAAGACTATCATTTTACATGGTCGGACCTTATTTCAATCTTGTTAGAAGATTCAATTCCCTATCAGATGTTGCGATATTTTTGTTGTCATGAAACGTTTCAGGTTACAAAACTCTCGCAGGAACTAATGATTAGTGAAGCAACTTTTAATAGACAACTAGCATTGATTAATACCTTATTGGTAGAGTTTGATATTTCAATTACACAAGGCAAACAACAAGATAGTGAATTGCAATGGCGTTATTTTTTCTATAAATTGCTGAGCATAAGCCTGAGCCAGTCTGAGAAAAAAAGTTTCATGCATGTTATTAATCATAGTCATTTGAAGAATCTAGCAGAAAAATTGACTGGTCATCCTCTGGATACTACCCAGGTAGAAGATTTGACCTTATGGTTAGCCATATCCCGTCATCGATTCTTTTTTGAAAAAGAGAAACGGATTGCAAAAACTGATTTAGCTAATTATTTTCAAGAAAATGTATTTTATTTACGATTAGAAAGATTAATGATTCGTTATCTGAGTCGATTTGCAATTGAATTCGATCGTTTTGAATCACAATGTTTAATCATATTTTTACACACTCATACCGTCCTACCAATTCCCTCGATGGAGTACATTTTGGGATTTGGGGGACCAATTTCAGATAAAATTTCAGAAGCTCTTTGGATACTAAGGAAAGCCAAAATTATTGGTGAAAAAACAAAAGAAGAAGTCATCTATGGCTTAAGTCATTTTTTTTCTCACCTTCATTTTTTAAAGGGGACAATTGTTTCGAATTCAAAAAATAGTGAGTCTTTAAAACAATTGCTTTCACAAGAAGATCGAATGAAAATCGATCTAGTCATGCCCCACCTTTTTGGTCTGGTTGATTATAACGCTCGCTTACATACTGAAACATTAAATGAATTGGAATTCGAATTAGTTGAATTGTTAATTTTTTCAATTGAAAAACATCAAAAACCATTAAAAATTGGCCTTGATATTGGAAAAAATCCTGTTAAAATTGAGCTTATTAAATTGACACTAAAAAAGTTCTTAGACAATAATCTTAATTATCAATTTTATTCAGTTCATGGGCAGGACACCTATGATTGTATTATTTCTTATGGGAATCATAAAACAAGTAGATTATCTTCCTATTTTCACCTGAAGTCATATACTTCACGTCACGAATTAAAAGAGATGGAGGAATTTTTAGCAAGTAAATTAAAAGAAAAAAATGAACTGGAAAGTTATCTTTAA
- a CDS encoding FAD-dependent oxidoreductase produces the protein MKKIHIIGASFAGMACARKLATLLPNYLIVIIDKEEQSEYIPNGLNELLQQKIKHLSESTWDDGSTTLPNIVRITAEVIRIHTDNKYLQLRTPDGQEKMETYQTLVCAMGATAKSNYIKGSHIEGVMTTKSFTDSKQCLELIEQKQSITIIGAGIIGLELAYSLDLAGKDVTILEATDDINFSQFDKEMMVPILENIKKSSVKIKTNARVNEIQKRDDSLTVITDTYQEFTSDMVILAVNFRPNSELLEEHQLCHFDRTVKVNDQFQTPIKDIYAIGDLIALNLTTINGPYYNPLINEAIKTGEKLAYHLAGIRIPKIEITKVMGSYYFGYYVSSVGLTEEEGSLYHDLVSLIYKTEIKNQDNSTIWIKLIAQKESGILMGAQIISRENHFLLTNQLSQALQHKLKDVELAFQDFIYSSGKTTLAYTLHQAMLALFEKRSLK, from the coding sequence ATGAAAAAAATACATATCATTGGTGCTTCATTTGCCGGTATGGCATGTGCAAGGAAGCTAGCAACATTATTGCCAAATTATCTTATTGTTATCATTGATAAGGAAGAGCAATCAGAGTACATCCCAAATGGCTTGAATGAGCTATTGCAACAAAAAATAAAACATCTGTCAGAATCTACATGGGATGATGGTTCAACAACTTTGCCCAATATAGTTAGAATCACTGCAGAAGTTATCCGTATCCATACAGATAACAAATATCTCCAATTACGCACTCCTGATGGCCAAGAAAAGATGGAAACTTACCAAACTTTAGTTTGTGCAATGGGAGCAACTGCCAAATCTAATTATATAAAAGGAAGCCACATAGAAGGCGTAATGACGACCAAGTCATTTACTGACTCCAAGCAATGTTTAGAATTGATTGAACAAAAGCAAAGTATAACAATTATTGGTGCTGGAATAATTGGCTTGGAATTAGCTTATAGTTTAGATTTAGCTGGTAAAGATGTTACAATCCTTGAAGCAACTGATGATATTAATTTTAGTCAGTTTGATAAAGAGATGATGGTACCCATACTTGAAAATATAAAAAAAAGTTCAGTTAAGATTAAAACGAATGCGAGAGTCAATGAAATTCAAAAAAGGGATGATTCTTTAACTGTCATTACGGATACTTATCAAGAATTTACATCTGATATGGTAATATTGGCCGTTAATTTTAGACCTAATAGTGAGTTATTGGAAGAACATCAGTTATGTCACTTTGATAGAACTGTAAAAGTAAATGACCAGTTTCAAACCCCAATCAAGGATATTTATGCAATAGGTGATTTAATTGCATTAAATTTAACAACAATCAATGGGCCTTATTACAATCCTTTAATTAACGAAGCAATCAAAACAGGTGAAAAATTAGCTTATCATTTAGCAGGTATAAGGATTCCCAAAATTGAGATTACTAAAGTTATGGGCTCCTATTACTTTGGTTATTATGTTTCAAGTGTTGGTTTAACAGAAGAAGAAGGCAGTTTATACCATGATCTAGTTAGTCTTATTTATAAAACAGAAATAAAAAATCAAGATAATTCTACTATTTGGATAAAATTAATAGCACAAAAAGAGTCAGGTATCCTTATGGGGGCGCAGATTATTTCAAGAGAAAATCATTTTCTTTTAACAAATCAACTTTCCCAAGCTCTACAGCACAAATTAAAGGACGTGGAATTAGCTTTTCAGGATTTTATCTATTCAAGTGGTAAAACGACATTAGCTTATACATTACATCAAGCAATGTTGGCTCTTTTTGAAAAAAGGAGCCTAAAATGA
- a CDS encoding MIP/aquaporin family protein, protein MDVFGEFLGTALLILLGNGVVAGVVLPKTKNNNSGWIVITIGWGIAVAVAAFISGRIAPAHLNPAVSIGFALNHTITWGTAMVYTLAQILGAIVGQLFVYLQFKPHYEITEEAADILGTFATGPALRDTTSNLLSEIFGTFVLMLGILSIGTYKMPPGLGTLSVGILIVGIGVSLGGTTGYAINPARDLGPRLVHAILPIKNKGNSDWSYSWVPIVGPVIGAVLAVLLFQAIS, encoded by the coding sequence ATGGATGTATTTGGAGAGTTTTTAGGAACGGCATTGCTTATTTTGTTAGGTAATGGTGTTGTTGCAGGTGTTGTTTTACCTAAAACAAAAAATAATAATTCAGGATGGATTGTTATTACGATTGGCTGGGGTATTGCAGTTGCAGTAGCTGCATTCATTTCAGGAAGAATAGCACCAGCACACTTGAACCCAGCAGTAAGTATTGGTTTTGCACTCAATCATACTATTACATGGGGAACAGCGATGGTTTATACACTTGCTCAAATTTTAGGTGCAATTGTTGGTCAATTATTCGTTTATTTACAATTCAAGCCTCATTATGAGATTACAGAAGAAGCCGCTGACATTCTGGGAACATTTGCAACAGGACCCGCTTTAAGAGATACAACATCTAATCTATTGAGTGAAATTTTTGGAACATTTGTTTTAATGTTAGGAATATTATCAATTGGTACATATAAAATGCCTCCAGGATTAGGAACATTAAGTGTTGGTATTTTAATCGTTGGGATTGGTGTTTCACTTGGTGGAACGACAGGTTATGCGATTAATCCAGCCAGGGACTTAGGACCACGACTTGTACATGCTATTTTACCTATAAAAAATAAAGGAAATTCCGACTGGTCATATTCTTGGGTTCCAATTGTTGGCCCAGTTATCGGAGCAGTCTTGGCTGTATTACTCTTTCAAGCGATTAGTTAA